Proteins from a single region of Acidianus infernus:
- the cas2 gene encoding CRISPR-associated endonuclease Cas2, producing MYVVVAFDISSEKVRGKIRRYLRRLGLSMVNRSVYAGIGGYKTAFLISDMAKKHLEEGDNLYIVVIRDSEYESSVNCTKGDCRKLSERKYEVL from the coding sequence ATGTATGTGGTGGTAGCTTTTGACATATCGTCTGAAAAAGTCAGAGGAAAAATCAGAAGATACCTCAGACGTCTTGGACTTTCCATGGTCAACAGATCAGTATACGCGGGCATTGGTGGATATAAAACAGCATTCCTTATCTCCGACATGGCTAAAAAACACCTTGAAGAAGGCGATAACTTGTATATTGTCGTCATACGAGACAGCGAGTACGAGTCTTCCGTCAATTGTACCAAAGGAGATTGTAGAAAGCTATCAGAAAGAAAATATGAGGTATTGTAA